One Polaribacter sp. SA4-12 genomic window carries:
- a CDS encoding glycerol-3-phosphate dehydrogenase/oxidase, whose product MNNFSFFNRENITKDLQATEFDLLIIGGGITGAGIALDAASRGMKVALIEKNDFASGTSSKSTKLIHGGLRYLKQFDFWLVKEVGTERAIVHDLAPHLVVPEKMILPLIEGGTYGEWLTSIGLKVYDILASVEGEDKRKMLDKEEALEKEPLLPESILNGAGYYAEYRTDDARLTIEVLKTALNYDTSALNYTEAKDFIYEDNRVVGATVKDTLSNSSFDIKAKYVVNATGPWVDDLRQTNHSKTGKRLHLTKGVHLVVAHEKLPVKQSVYFDVPDGRMMFAIPRGKVTYFGTTDTNYQKDKNNVTTNLVDATYLISAVNNMFPEINLTLDDVQSSWAGLRPLIHEEGKSASELSRKDEIFVSDTELISIAGGKLTGYRKMAERIVDLVAKKYKRRFDKEFDEIKTKEIALSGGTFKNYQEVQSYTDAIYNRIAEVDFNQKDAEYLVHNYGKQTDIILQKFDDLMHDNMQEKMIKAEVWFTINYEMTCSPTDFFMRRTGRLFFDTHSVFLFKELVLDLFKTHFSWDEETTEKHLKELNKHINIATTFE is encoded by the coding sequence ATGAATAACTTTTCATTTTTTAACAGAGAAAATATTACCAAAGACTTACAAGCTACCGAATTTGATTTATTAATAATCGGAGGAGGAATTACTGGTGCAGGAATCGCTTTAGATGCAGCTTCAAGAGGAATGAAAGTTGCTTTAATAGAAAAGAATGATTTTGCTTCTGGAACCTCAAGTAAATCTACAAAACTGATTCATGGAGGTTTACGTTACCTAAAACAATTCGATTTTTGGTTGGTAAAAGAAGTAGGAACAGAACGTGCAATTGTACATGATTTAGCTCCACATCTAGTCGTTCCAGAAAAAATGATTTTGCCTTTAATTGAAGGTGGAACATATGGAGAATGGTTAACTTCTATTGGCTTAAAAGTATATGATATTTTAGCTTCTGTAGAAGGAGAAGATAAACGTAAAATGTTAGATAAGGAAGAAGCATTAGAAAAAGAACCTTTACTACCAGAAAGTATTTTAAACGGTGCAGGCTATTATGCAGAATACAGAACAGATGATGCTCGTTTAACAATAGAAGTATTAAAAACAGCTTTAAATTACGATACAAGTGCACTAAATTATACAGAAGCTAAAGACTTTATTTATGAAGATAATAGAGTTGTAGGAGCAACAGTAAAAGACACACTTTCTAACTCAAGTTTTGATATTAAAGCAAAGTATGTTGTAAATGCAACAGGGCCTTGGGTAGATGATTTAAGACAAACGAATCATTCTAAAACAGGTAAACGTTTACACTTAACCAAAGGTGTTCACTTAGTAGTTGCTCATGAAAAATTACCTGTAAAACAATCTGTTTATTTTGATGTGCCAGATGGAAGAATGATGTTTGCAATTCCTCGTGGAAAAGTTACTTATTTTGGAACAACAGATACCAACTACCAGAAAGATAAAAACAATGTAACTACAAACTTGGTAGACGCAACTTATTTAATTTCTGCTGTTAATAATATGTTTCCTGAAATTAATTTAACACTTGATGATGTTCAGTCTTCTTGGGCTGGTTTACGTCCTTTAATTCATGAAGAAGGAAAATCTGCTTCAGAATTATCTAGAAAAGATGAAATTTTTGTTTCTGATACTGAATTGATTTCTATTGCCGGAGGAAAATTAACGGGTTACAGAAAAATGGCAGAACGTATTGTAGATTTAGTTGCAAAAAAGTACAAACGTAGGTTTGATAAAGAATTTGATGAAATAAAAACAAAAGAAATTGCACTTTCTGGTGGAACTTTTAAAAACTATCAAGAGGTACAAAGCTATACAGATGCAATTTATAATAGAATTGCAGAAGTAGATTTTAATCAAAAAGATGCAGAATATTTAGTTCATAATTATGGAAAACAGACTGATATCATTTTGCAGAAATTTGATGATTTAATGCACGATAATATGCAAGAGAAAATGATAAAAGCAGAAGTTTGGTTTACTATAAATTATGAAATGACTTGCTCTCCTACAGATTTCTTTATGCGTAGAACCGGACGTTTATTTTTTGACACACACAGTGTGTTTTTGTTCAAAGAACTTGTTTTAGACTTATTTAAAACTCATTTTTCTTGGGATGAGGAAACAACAGAAAAACACTTAAAAGAATTGAATAAGCATATAAATATTGCTACTACTTTTGAGTAA
- a CDS encoding S8 family serine peptidase, with translation MKYKYFKEIIFVLFFTSFSIVAQNIKEKQRITKDYDLTKLQNLKEDYSSNFIKEKNRANLLATQRGWKLKFKDANGSSYELMKISKEGAPLYYKTYNVNAAISTRTNYLHNNGGLGLNLEGQGMTAYVWDGGIARETHQEYDGDGGENRFSVGDGSTELNYHAAHVMGTIISSGFEAAAKGMAPKAKGIGSDWSNDLSEVTFAAANGMLVSNHSYGIAARNDDNEVQIPTYYFGAYISSSRNWDNIMYNAPYYLMVVAAGNDGNDNTANLEPLEGNAGYDKLTGSSTAKNGLIIANGQDALINDDGSLLSVTRNTSSSEGPTDDLRIKPDLMGNGSGLYSTYDSADDAYNSITGTSMASPNVTGSLLLLQQHHKETYGNYIRAATLKGLALHTADDTEIAGPDSQTGWGLMNSKVAAETITKNGFESWISEEVLTNGSSYSITVKSDGLNPLLASISWTDKPGVASEGTINDATAALVNDLDIKVTRESDEYLPWRLTGVYSNEKGDNLVDPYERVDIENPTIGEYTITVTHKGTLEEDQRFSLIITGISGEFTFLADSSEKAFCSDSDAVFDFEYRQVVAGTTQFSVSGADEAMSVAFSKESLSDNGTFSLTIGNLKDVSAGPYSIDVIGDNGNEIQKRTIRVVVYHENFDDNPSELEFPTNGQKALSKKTTLGWKKNLNAENYVVELSDSPNFTNIIFTDDVLALTADVDGLVEDSVYYWRIKPKNRCGDGVYSSTFSFQTGVTDCTNTYTATDFSMASIDAASSNVTATVPINVTENLIVNKVLLTTDISHTSVNELKISLEAPAITGGGKVVLLSNVCGSIADISNATFDDAAGSLFCGFSAPAVSGSIAPENNMSDPFLGESALGEWKIIVEDNTELNGGQINSVSITICSSVANTSIPTFSSTNLVLDGNTNYVITATNMNASSTSETAEQQIYTLVELPIKGDLKKEGTALVAGDTFTQADITSGKITFTNSETGSFSDQFIVDITNDAKGWLPNQIITIQEGVLKTNEFSLNEVSLWPNPAKGILNVKINNVNNEDVKISLFDLQGRKISTSVNKVNSTIFTKEIDTKNVSSGVYLLSIEQGNKKATKKIIISK, from the coding sequence ATGAAATATAAATACTTCAAAGAAATTATTTTCGTTTTATTCTTTACTTCATTTTCTATTGTTGCTCAAAATATTAAGGAGAAACAAAGGATAACTAAAGATTACGATTTAACAAAATTACAAAATCTAAAGGAAGATTATTCTTCAAATTTTATAAAAGAAAAAAACAGAGCTAATCTTTTAGCAACACAAAGAGGTTGGAAACTAAAATTTAAGGATGCTAATGGATCTTCTTATGAATTAATGAAGATATCTAAGGAAGGAGCACCTTTATATTATAAAACATACAACGTTAATGCTGCAATTTCTACAAGAACAAATTACTTACATAATAATGGAGGTCTTGGTTTAAATCTAGAAGGTCAAGGAATGACGGCTTATGTTTGGGATGGAGGTATAGCAAGAGAGACTCACCAAGAATATGATGGAGATGGAGGAGAAAATAGATTTTCTGTAGGAGATGGATCTACAGAACTAAATTATCATGCAGCTCACGTAATGGGAACCATTATTTCTTCAGGTTTTGAAGCTGCTGCAAAAGGAATGGCACCAAAAGCAAAAGGAATTGGATCTGATTGGAGTAATGATTTGTCTGAGGTTACATTTGCAGCTGCAAATGGAATGTTAGTTTCAAACCACTCTTATGGTATTGCTGCTAGAAATGATGATAATGAAGTGCAAATTCCAACATATTATTTCGGAGCATATATTAGTTCGTCTAGAAATTGGGATAACATTATGTATAATGCGCCTTATTATTTAATGGTTGTAGCTGCAGGAAACGATGGAAACGATAATACTGCAAATTTAGAACCGTTAGAAGGAAATGCTGGTTATGATAAACTAACGGGTAGTTCAACTGCTAAAAATGGTTTAATTATTGCAAACGGACAAGACGCATTAATAAACGATGATGGTAGTTTATTATCAGTAACTAGAAATACAAGTAGTTCTGAAGGACCAACTGATGATTTAAGAATTAAGCCAGACTTAATGGGAAATGGATCTGGGTTATATTCTACTTATGATTCTGCAGATGATGCATATAATTCTATTACTGGAACTTCAATGGCATCTCCAAACGTAACAGGTTCTTTGTTATTATTGCAACAACATCATAAAGAAACATATGGTAACTATATTAGAGCAGCTACTTTAAAAGGTTTAGCGCTTCATACTGCAGATGATACTGAAATTGCTGGACCAGATTCTCAAACTGGTTGGGGATTGATGAATAGTAAAGTTGCTGCTGAAACAATTACAAAAAATGGTTTCGAATCTTGGATTTCTGAAGAGGTTTTAACAAATGGAAGTTCGTATTCTATTACTGTTAAATCGGATGGTTTAAATCCGTTATTAGCTTCTATATCTTGGACAGATAAACCAGGGGTTGCAAGTGAAGGAACTATAAATGATGCAACTGCTGCTTTAGTAAATGATTTAGATATTAAAGTTACTAGAGAAAGTGATGAATACTTACCTTGGAGATTAACAGGGGTTTATAGTAATGAGAAAGGAGATAATTTAGTAGATCCTTATGAAAGAGTAGATATTGAAAACCCAACAATAGGAGAATACACAATAACAGTTACTCATAAAGGAACCTTAGAAGAAGATCAAAGATTTTCTTTAATTATTACAGGTATTTCTGGTGAGTTTACTTTTTTAGCTGATAGTTCAGAGAAAGCATTCTGTTCAGATTCAGATGCTGTTTTTGATTTTGAATATAGACAAGTTGTTGCTGGAACTACACAGTTTTCAGTTTCAGGGGCTGATGAGGCAATGTCTGTTGCTTTCTCAAAAGAATCACTTAGTGATAATGGAACTTTCAGTTTAACTATTGGAAATTTAAAAGATGTATCTGCAGGTCCATATAGTATTGATGTTATTGGTGATAATGGAAATGAAATTCAGAAAAGGACTATAAGAGTAGTTGTTTATCATGAAAATTTTGATGATAACCCATCTGAATTAGAGTTTCCAACAAATGGACAGAAAGCATTATCAAAGAAAACAACACTAGGTTGGAAAAAGAATTTGAATGCTGAAAATTATGTAGTAGAATTGTCTGATTCACCTAATTTTACGAACATTATATTTACTGATGATGTATTAGCTTTAACAGCAGATGTTGATGGTTTAGTGGAAGATTCTGTATATTATTGGAGAATAAAACCAAAAAACAGATGTGGTGATGGAGTATATTCATCTACTTTTAGTTTTCAAACAGGTGTTACAGATTGTACAAATACATATACAGCTACAGATTTCTCTATGGCTAGTATAGATGCTGCATCATCAAATGTTACAGCTACTGTACCTATTAATGTTACAGAAAACTTAATTGTTAATAAAGTACTTCTTACTACAGATATCTCACATACTAGTGTTAATGAATTAAAGATTTCATTAGAAGCTCCTGCTATTACTGGAGGAGGTAAAGTTGTTCTTTTATCAAATGTTTGTGGTAGTATAGCAGATATAAGTAACGCAACTTTTGATGATGCTGCAGGTAGTTTATTTTGTGGTTTTTCAGCCCCAGCTGTATCCGGTTCAATAGCACCAGAAAACAATATGAGTGATCCTTTCTTAGGTGAAAGCGCTTTAGGAGAATGGAAAATTATAGTTGAAGATAATACTGAGCTAAATGGAGGTCAAATTAATTCAGTATCTATTACTATTTGTTCATCAGTAGCAAATACAAGTATTCCTACATTCTCATCAACAAACTTAGTTTTAGATGGTAATACAAATTATGTAATAACTGCTACTAATATGAATGCTTCTAGTACTTCAGAAACAGCAGAACAACAAATCTATACCTTAGTTGAGTTACCAATAAAAGGAGATCTTAAAAAAGAGGGTACAGCGTTAGTTGCTGGAGATACTTTTACACAAGCAGACATTACATCTGGTAAAATTACTTTTACAAATTCTGAAACTGGTTCTTTTTCAGATCAATTTATAGTAGACATCACAAATGATGCTAAAGGTTGGTTACCAAACCAAATAATTACGATTCAAGAAGGTGTTTTAAAAACAAATGAATTTTCTTTAAACGAAGTTTCTTTATGGCCAAACCCTGCAAAAGGAATTTTAAATGTAAAAATTAATAATGTGAATAATGAAGATGTAAAAATTTCATTATTTGATTTACAAGGAAGAAAAATAAGTACTTCTGTAAACAAAGTTAATAGCACAATTTTCACAAAAGAAATTGATACAAAAAATGTTTCTTCAGGAGTGTACTTATTAAGTATAGAACAAGGAAACAAAAAAGCAACTAAAAAGATTATTATCTCTAAATAG
- a CDS encoding pyridoxamine 5'-phosphate oxidase family protein: MSKIYKKITPRLQKFIEAQKIFFVATAPNSGRINLSPKGMDSFRVVDENRVLWLNVTGSGNETAAHLLENDRLTIMFCAFEGAPNILRLYGKGKEIKEGDANWNDLITLFPETPGTRQIFDITIESAQTSCGMSIPFFEYKSERNELNDWAADKGKEGIKQYWEDRNQTSIDGLPTDILK, from the coding sequence ATGTCAAAAATTTATAAAAAGATTACACCAAGACTTCAGAAATTTATAGAAGCTCAAAAAATATTTTTTGTTGCTACAGCTCCTAATTCTGGTAGAATTAATTTATCACCAAAAGGAATGGATTCTTTTAGAGTTGTTGATGAAAACCGTGTTTTATGGTTGAATGTTACAGGAAGTGGAAACGAAACTGCTGCTCATTTATTAGAAAATGACCGACTTACAATTATGTTTTGTGCTTTTGAAGGCGCTCCTAATATTCTGCGTTTATACGGAAAAGGAAAAGAAATTAAAGAAGGTGATGCTAATTGGAATGATTTAATTACACTTTTTCCAGAAACACCAGGAACGCGTCAGATTTTTGATATCACAATTGAATCTGCACAAACTTCTTGTGGAATGTCAATTCCATTTTTCGAGTACAAGAGTGAACGAAATGAATTAAATGATTGGGCTGCTGATAAAGGTAAAGAAGGAATTAAACAATATTGGGAAGACAGAAATCAAACAAGTATTGATGGTTTACCAACAGATATTTTAAAATAA
- a CDS encoding Na+/H+ antiporter NhaC family protein, with protein MEYGFLSVIPPIVAIILALRTKQVYIALLFGIWFSWLIIEGWNPLDGTLAMIEGMVNVFQSKGNTRTIMFSALVGALLIFIQYSRGVEGFINIINRRLVKLEDKKTGYSRVMVQVLATFTGVLLFVETSISSLTVGTLYRPIFDKMGIPREKLAYIADSSSAPSSILIPFNAWGAFIMGLLLTQGIEKPFSVMMSSIWYNFYPLLAIAIVFIVILTKKDFGPMKKAEKRTKETGELMNKGSKPMVSDEITSFPPKEGIPAKAYNMIVPLLVMVCMMPINLIYTGWSSVENATSFFNHATEAIGKGSGSSSVLYAVITALLVAMIMYFIQGIMKPKEAVNLTLKGISELMPLALLMLLAFAIGDACKELETGIYVANATKEWLSPELLPAVVFIISSFIAFSTGTSWGTFAIMLAISVPMVNIHGADITIVVAATLGGGIFGDHCSPISDTSIISSMASASDHIDHVKTQLPYALIGGVVTVILYLIIGFWG; from the coding sequence ATGGAATATGGATTTCTTTCAGTAATACCACCAATTGTTGCCATTATTTTAGCCTTAAGAACCAAGCAAGTATATATTGCTTTGTTATTCGGTATCTGGTTTTCTTGGTTGATTATAGAAGGCTGGAATCCGCTTGACGGAACCTTAGCAATGATTGAAGGAATGGTCAACGTTTTTCAATCTAAAGGAAACACAAGAACCATAATGTTTAGTGCTTTAGTAGGTGCTTTGTTAATATTTATTCAATATTCTAGAGGAGTCGAAGGTTTTATCAACATCATCAATAGAAGGTTAGTAAAACTAGAAGATAAAAAAACAGGTTACAGTAGAGTAATGGTACAAGTTTTGGCAACTTTTACGGGGGTATTACTGTTTGTTGAAACAAGTATAAGCTCTTTAACAGTTGGTACGTTATACCGTCCTATTTTCGATAAAATGGGAATCCCAAGAGAGAAGTTGGCATACATCGCAGATTCTAGTTCCGCACCTTCATCCATCTTAATTCCTTTTAATGCTTGGGGAGCTTTTATAATGGGACTTTTATTAACACAAGGAATTGAGAAACCATTTTCTGTGATGATGAGTTCTATTTGGTATAACTTTTATCCTTTGTTAGCAATTGCAATTGTGTTCATTGTTATTCTTACAAAAAAGGACTTTGGTCCGATGAAAAAAGCAGAGAAAAGAACAAAAGAAACTGGCGAATTAATGAACAAAGGTTCTAAGCCAATGGTTTCTGATGAAATTACTTCATTTCCGCCAAAAGAAGGAATACCAGCCAAAGCATATAATATGATTGTACCGCTTTTGGTTATGGTTTGTATGATGCCAATTAACCTAATTTATACAGGTTGGAGTTCCGTAGAAAACGCAACATCATTTTTTAATCACGCTACAGAAGCAATCGGAAAAGGTTCTGGTTCATCCTCTGTTTTATACGCTGTAATTACAGCACTTTTAGTTGCTATGATTATGTATTTCATTCAAGGAATTATGAAGCCAAAAGAAGCTGTAAATCTAACATTAAAAGGAATTAGTGAGTTAATGCCTTTGGCTTTATTAATGTTGTTGGCATTTGCTATTGGTGATGCTTGTAAAGAATTAGAAACCGGAATTTATGTGGCAAATGCTACCAAAGAATGGTTGTCGCCAGAATTATTACCCGCAGTTGTTTTTATAATTAGTTCTTTTATTGCATTTTCTACAGGAACTTCTTGGGGAACATTTGCAATTATGTTAGCAATTTCTGTTCCTATGGTAAATATTCACGGAGCAGATATTACAATTGTAGTTGCTGCAACTTTAGGAGGAGGAATTTTTGGAGACCATTGTTCGCCAATTTCTGATACTTCCATAATTTCCTCAATGGCTTCTGCAAGTGATCATATAGACCACGTAAAAACACAATTACCTTATGCCTTAATTGGTGGTGTCGTTACCGTTATTTTGTATTTAATTATTGGGTTTTGGGGATAA
- a CDS encoding META domain-containing protein, with the protein MKKLLLLLCTFLMISCGSNSENKKTKSDFLNSVQGTWTVSEIKDITKETLSNHRKTPFIKIEGEKISGNNGCNNYFSSILNIDKKSLEFSHFGETRMMCPDMKISNTFGKSISKIETYTVDKETLTFFNAEGEKVLIFTKR; encoded by the coding sequence GTGAAAAAATTACTTTTACTTTTATGTACATTTCTTATGATTTCATGTGGTTCAAATTCAGAAAATAAGAAAACAAAATCTGATTTTTTAAACAGTGTTCAAGGTACTTGGACTGTTTCTGAAATAAAAGATATTACCAAAGAAACTTTATCAAACCATAGAAAAACTCCTTTTATAAAAATAGAAGGAGAAAAAATAAGTGGTAACAATGGATGTAATAATTACTTCTCTTCAATACTTAATATTGATAAAAAGTCTTTAGAATTTTCGCATTTTGGTGAAACTAGAATGATGTGCCCAGATATGAAAATTTCAAATACATTTGGTAAATCAATATCTAAAATAGAAACTTATACAGTTGATAAAGAAACATTAACGTTCTTTAATGCAGAAGGAGAAAAAGTTTTAATTTTTACAAAAAGATAA
- the pheS gene encoding phenylalanine--tRNA ligase subunit alpha yields MLDKVRELIGDVTAFNATTKEEVETFRIKYLGSKGLLKGLFAEFRNVDAQLKKDLGQALNSLRNAAEGKVTELNATLDSSTSQKSFYGDLTRPSEPINLGSRHPISLVKNQIIEVFNRIGFTVSEGPEIEDDWHNFTALNLPEYHPARDMQDTFFIEQDPDILLRTHTSSVQVRYMEENQPPIRTISPGRVFRNEDISARAHCIFHQVEGLYIDTDVSFADLKQTLLYFTKEMFGKSKIRLRPSYFPFTEPSAEVDIYWGLETETDYRITKGTGWLEIMGCGMVDPNVLKNANIDPTKYSGYAFGMGIERIAMLLYQIPDIRMFYENDKRFLEQFKSVI; encoded by the coding sequence ATGTTAGATAAAGTAAGAGAACTGATTGGTGATGTAACAGCATTTAATGCAACTACAAAAGAAGAAGTTGAAACGTTTAGAATTAAATACCTAGGAAGCAAAGGTTTATTAAAAGGACTTTTTGCTGAATTTAGAAACGTAGATGCGCAACTTAAAAAAGATTTAGGACAAGCTTTAAATAGTTTAAGAAATGCTGCTGAAGGAAAAGTAACTGAACTAAATGCAACTTTAGATAGTTCTACGAGTCAGAAATCTTTTTACGGAGATTTAACGCGTCCATCAGAACCAATTAACTTAGGTTCTCGTCATCCAATTTCATTGGTTAAAAATCAAATTATTGAAGTTTTCAATAGAATTGGTTTCACAGTTTCTGAAGGTCCAGAGATTGAAGATGATTGGCATAACTTTACTGCCTTAAATTTACCAGAATATCATCCTGCAAGAGATATGCAAGACACGTTCTTTATTGAACAAGATCCAGATATTTTATTAAGAACACATACTTCTTCTGTACAAGTACGTTACATGGAAGAAAATCAACCTCCAATAAGAACAATTTCTCCAGGAAGAGTTTTTAGAAATGAGGATATTTCTGCAAGAGCACATTGTATTTTTCATCAAGTAGAAGGATTATATATAGATACTGATGTTTCTTTTGCCGATTTAAAACAAACACTTTTATACTTTACAAAAGAGATGTTTGGAAAATCTAAAATTCGTTTAAGACCTTCTTATTTTCCGTTTACTGAGCCAAGTGCAGAAGTAGATATTTACTGGGGATTAGAAACTGAAACTGATTACAGAATTACAAAAGGTACAGGTTGGTTAGAAATTATGGGTTGTGGTATGGTAGATCCTAATGTATTGAAAAATGCAAACATCGATCCAACAAAATACTCTGGTTACGCTTTTGGAATGGGAATAGAACGTATTGCAATGTTGTTATATCAAATACCAGATATAAGAATGTTTTACGAAAATGACAAACGCTTTTTAGAACAATTTAAATCTGTTATATAA
- the gdhA gene encoding NADP-specific glutamate dehydrogenase has product MDKNIKSRIDEFMDLVKLRNSHEPEFLQAVHEVAETVIPYILKNDIYFGKNILLRMVEPERQISFRVAWVDDKNEIQVNRGYRIQMNSAIGPYKGGLRFHPTVNASILKFLAFEQVFKNSLTTLPMGGGKGGSDFDPKGKSDNEIMRFCHAFMSELFRHIGHNTDVPAGDIGVGAREIGFMFGMYKKLKTTFTGVLTGKGASWGGSLIRPEATGYGNVYFAQNMLKRNNDSFEGKKVVISGSGNVAQYAAEKAIELGATILTLSDSSGYILDEEGINTEKLKHVMFIKNEKRGRIGEYVEKYPNAKFVAGARPWSVACDIALPCATQNELNGEEAIELVKNGCMCVSEGANMPSTPEAIQEFQKAKILFAPGKASNAGGVATSGLEMSQNSLRLSWSRKEVDEKLKDIMEDIHDSCVEYGTREDGSVDYISGANIAGFVKVADAMLAQGVV; this is encoded by the coding sequence ATGGATAAAAATATTAAATCTAGAATTGATGAATTCATGGACTTGGTTAAACTAAGAAATAGCCATGAGCCAGAATTTTTACAAGCTGTGCACGAAGTTGCAGAAACTGTAATTCCTTATATCTTAAAAAACGATATTTACTTCGGTAAAAACATTCTTTTAAGAATGGTAGAACCAGAAAGGCAAATATCTTTTAGAGTAGCTTGGGTTGATGATAAAAATGAAATTCAAGTAAATAGAGGATATAGAATTCAGATGAATTCTGCTATTGGACCGTATAAAGGTGGTTTGCGTTTTCACCCAACTGTAAACGCTAGTATTTTAAAGTTTTTAGCATTTGAACAAGTGTTTAAAAACTCTTTAACAACTTTGCCAATGGGTGGAGGAAAAGGTGGTTCTGACTTTGATCCTAAAGGAAAATCAGACAATGAAATTATGCGTTTCTGTCATGCATTTATGAGTGAATTATTTAGACATATTGGCCATAATACGGATGTTCCTGCTGGAGATATTGGTGTTGGAGCAAGAGAAATAGGTTTCATGTTTGGTATGTATAAAAAGTTGAAAACTACATTTACAGGTGTTTTAACTGGTAAAGGAGCTTCTTGGGGAGGTTCTTTAATTAGACCAGAAGCAACAGGTTATGGTAACGTATACTTTGCTCAAAATATGTTAAAAAGAAACAACGATTCTTTTGAAGGAAAAAAAGTAGTGATTTCTGGATCTGGAAACGTAGCACAATATGCTGCTGAGAAAGCAATAGAATTAGGAGCAACAATTTTAACATTGTCAGATTCTAGTGGTTATATTCTAGATGAAGAAGGAATTAATACAGAAAAACTAAAACACGTTATGTTTATTAAAAACGAAAAACGTGGAAGAATTGGTGAATATGTAGAAAAATATCCGAACGCAAAATTTGTTGCAGGAGCAAGACCTTGGTCTGTTGCTTGTGATATTGCTTTACCATGTGCAACTCAAAATGAGTTAAATGGAGAGGAAGCAATAGAATTAGTTAAAAATGGATGTATGTGTGTTTCTGAAGGAGCAAATATGCCTTCTACACCAGAAGCAATTCAAGAATTCCAAAAAGCAAAAATCTTATTTGCTCCAGGAAAAGCATCAAATGCTGGTGGTGTTGCAACTTCTGGTTTAGAAATGAGTCAGAATTCTTTACGTTTAAGTTGGTCTCGTAAAGAGGTTGATGAAAAACTAAAAGATATTATGGAAGACATTCATGATTCTTGTGTAGAATATGGAACAAGAGAAGATGGTTCTGTAGATTATATTTCAGGTGCAAATATTGCTGGTTTTGTTAAAGTAGCAGATGCAATGTTAGCTCAAGGAGTTGTTTAG
- a CDS encoding LysE family transporter, with amino-acid sequence MLFFSLFFFGFLFSFVGSITPSMLNMTALKISLEKGRDAANKYALGVSVVVIPQVYIAVILTKYIAENPKILETLEKAGIIIFILLSYYFYKESKKSKIKVEGVNTKNENPFLTGITLSTLNMFAIPFFIGTVITLDIFKLFSFDLIPVLFFTLGSIIGTFYILFLYGKFAKTIQSKTGKLTKDINIILSILTALVALISIVKLFFNS; translated from the coding sequence ATGCTCTTTTTTTCTCTTTTTTTCTTCGGATTTCTTTTCTCTTTTGTGGGTTCTATTACCCCAAGTATGTTAAACATGACTGCTTTAAAAATTAGTTTAGAGAAAGGTAGAGATGCAGCTAATAAGTATGCTTTAGGGGTTTCTGTTGTTGTAATTCCACAAGTTTATATTGCTGTTATTTTAACCAAATACATTGCAGAAAATCCTAAAATATTAGAAACGCTAGAAAAAGCAGGAATTATTATTTTTATCCTGTTGTCTTATTATTTTTACAAAGAATCTAAAAAAAGTAAAATAAAGGTTGAAGGAGTAAATACTAAAAACGAAAATCCTTTTTTAACCGGAATTACATTGTCTACTTTAAACATGTTTGCAATTCCTTTTTTTATTGGAACAGTAATAACTTTAGATATTTTTAAATTATTTAGTTTCGATCTAATTCCAGTGCTATTTTTTACTTTGGGTTCTATAATTGGTACTTTTTATATCCTTTTTTTATATGGAAAATTTGCAAAAACCATTCAGAGTAAAACAGGAAAGTTAACAAAAGACATCAACATAATTCTAAGTATTTTAACTGCTTTAGTTGCTCTTATTTCGATTGTAAAACTGTTTTTTAATTCCTGA